One genomic window of Novosphingobium aureum includes the following:
- a CDS encoding long-chain-fatty-acid--CoA ligase, whose amino-acid sequence MGDVRTQASARGTRAPEGGAAQAVDFDRMPCLGDIPAYFARVRPGSAAMLFEGRPTSWSVLDQRAAQVARALIGQGLKPGDTVAFIGKGSDRFFELLFGAAKAGIALVPLQWRLAVPEAQSILRHCAPRLLFVERDQFDALEHYRALLPEDGCIAMAPAGAHTPCTAFESWLAQATDTLDLPDVDARAVALQLYTSGTTGEPKGVMLSHANILAGRRDAMRAGMDWNEWRAGDVNLVALPMGHIGGVGWAIVGFFNGATTLIHAEFMPDAFIAALEHEGVSKTFLVPTAIQMLLSRPAIAGCTFPQLRTMLYGASPIALDLLREATAVFGCEFVQQYGMTETCGTIVYLPPEDHDPAGNERMRAAGLAMPGVELRVVEPIARTVLPPREVGEVETRSVANMLGYWNDPDRTAQVMDADGWLRTGDAGYLDEDGYLYICDRFKDMICTGAENVYPAEVENAIYGHPAIAEVAVFGVPDARWGEAVKAVVVLKPEAEATEADILAFARTRIGGHKLPKSVDFAATLPRTPSGKVMRRALRDPYWEGRERAVN is encoded by the coding sequence ATGGGAGACGTCCGGACTCAAGCAAGCGCGCGCGGAACGCGTGCCCCCGAAGGGGGCGCGGCGCAGGCAGTCGATTTCGATCGCATGCCGTGTCTGGGCGACATACCCGCCTATTTCGCGAGGGTCCGACCCGGTTCGGCGGCAATGCTGTTCGAAGGGAGGCCGACAAGTTGGAGCGTGCTCGACCAGCGCGCCGCTCAGGTGGCCCGTGCATTGATCGGTCAGGGGCTGAAGCCGGGCGACACAGTCGCCTTCATCGGCAAAGGCAGCGATCGCTTCTTCGAACTGTTGTTCGGCGCGGCGAAGGCCGGTATCGCGCTCGTCCCCCTGCAATGGCGCCTTGCGGTTCCCGAAGCGCAGTCGATCCTGCGCCATTGCGCGCCGCGCCTGCTGTTCGTCGAGCGAGACCAGTTCGATGCGCTCGAGCACTATCGGGCACTGCTCCCCGAAGATGGCTGCATCGCGATGGCCCCGGCGGGGGCGCACACGCCCTGCACCGCTTTCGAGAGCTGGCTCGCGCAGGCCACGGACACGCTCGACCTGCCCGATGTCGACGCCCGTGCGGTCGCGCTCCAGCTCTACACTTCGGGAACGACCGGCGAGCCCAAGGGCGTGATGCTCAGCCATGCCAACATCCTTGCCGGCCGGCGCGATGCGATGCGGGCGGGTATGGACTGGAACGAATGGCGGGCAGGCGATGTCAATCTCGTTGCCCTGCCGATGGGCCATATCGGCGGCGTCGGCTGGGCGATCGTTGGCTTCTTCAACGGGGCAACGACGCTGATCCATGCCGAGTTCATGCCCGACGCCTTCATCGCGGCGCTCGAACACGAAGGTGTGAGCAAGACCTTTCTCGTGCCGACCGCGATCCAGATGCTGTTGTCGCGCCCGGCTATTGCCGGTTGCACGTTCCCGCAGCTGCGCACGATGCTCTACGGGGCCAGCCCGATCGCGCTCGACCTGCTGCGCGAAGCGACCGCGGTATTCGGCTGCGAGTTCGTCCAGCAATACGGCATGACGGAGACTTGCGGCACGATCGTCTACCTGCCGCCCGAAGATCACGATCCCGCAGGGAACGAGCGCATGCGTGCCGCCGGACTGGCCATGCCCGGGGTCGAGCTGCGTGTAGTCGAGCCCATCGCGCGCACCGTTCTGCCTCCCCGCGAAGTGGGTGAGGTCGAGACACGCTCGGTCGCCAACATGCTCGGCTACTGGAACGATCCCGACAGGACGGCCCAGGTCATGGATGCAGATGGCTGGCTGCGCACGGGCGATGCGGGCTACCTCGACGAGGACGGCTACCTCTACATCTGTGATCGCTTCAAGGACATGATCTGTACCGGGGCGGAGAACGTCTATCCCGCCGAGGTCGAGAACGCGATCTACGGTCATCCGGCAATTGCAGAGGTTGCCGTATTCGGCGTGCCCGATGCGCGCTGGGGGGAGGCGGTCAAGGCGGTCGTTGTACTCAAGCCGGAGGCCGAGGCAACCGAGGCCGACATCCTCGCCTTCGCGCGGACCCGCATCGGCGGGCACAAGCTGCCCAAGTCGGTCGACTTCGCGGCAACCCTGCCGCGCACGCCTTCGGGAAAGGTCATGCGCCGCGCTTTGCGTGATCCTTACTGGGAAGGCCGCGAACGCGCCGTCAACTGA